Proteins encoded in a region of the Ursus arctos isolate Adak ecotype North America unplaced genomic scaffold, UrsArc2.0 scaffold_2, whole genome shotgun sequence genome:
- the MEFV gene encoding pyrin produces MTFIPRFPPECRAFPVPLPLFHKRLLFTHLLGSRAEPVSDNYLWPLLVNTMIKTPRDHLLDSLEELVSDDFEKFKFKLQNTSLEKDHFRIPRGQLQNAKPVRLASLMITSYGEEYAVKLTLQVLRAINQNLLAEELVRAIGPEYLIQESGTDSSAMSCSSGENKPKGLRIPDGLEGDRQRQSGDGAISRPSGQHEAGRGSQKKPQGKRRDQTTSEDQDMQGKPGSRSMTLSSRRSPLYGKQQGEKGSPSGKLRRNSSSTGSLQEHASESPTGSQRIKSRISGQQRPRSLDFTISRERELPNPETLLSQEKMRSDHPDSAATPSEVATLDIGATVAPEKGPRNPEHSMILKGGVFRNTLSNVSSSGLQTTWEHPESTGPSKKNGIEGQEPSETLKEVAGSELHQPSGPEVSPSSGKPQDEAVYPLCRAQEGDDSCRYSVASRDPKTSGIRKRSSFLSLASLQVNNSEDNKQHEGLQIANLSPKSLPQCERHMKQVQLLFCEDHREPICLICRLTQEHQGHWVRPIEEAALEYKEQIQKQLEHLKELRKSGEEQRSQGDKKTANFLKQIETQKQTLRHQLEQLYHLLEQQEKLFVASLEDLSQTIGQVGEKYNTHVSRDIALLDKLIGELEAKQCQPEWELMKDIGVTLHRVKIATVPKPWGIPSDVEKKIHVIYQKSEFVEKRMKSFLEKLRSETDSFNVPELICAQAYAVDVTLDAETAHPNLIFSNNLKSVRLGDKCNRLPDNPERFDSCTITLGLQSFLSGRHYWEVEVGKKTGWILGICKASASRKGSMTLSPDNGYWVVMMMKRNEYQVSTIPPTRLQIREPPRRVGIFLDYQAGDISFYNVTYKSLIYTFTSFSSSGPLKPMFSPGTHDGGKNMDPLTICPVGDQGSH; encoded by the exons ATGACATTCATACCTCGGTTCCCGCCAGAGTGCAGAGCATTTCCTGTGCCTCTTCCGCTATTTCACAAGCGGCTTCTTTTTACCCACCTTCTGGGTTCCAGAGCAGAGCCTGTTTCAGACAACTATCTCTGGCCTCTCCTGGTCAACACCATGATCAAGACCCCCCGTGACCATCTGCTGGACTCCCTGGAGGAGCTGGTGTCCGATGACTTTGAGAAGTTCAAGTTTAAGCTGCAGAACACCAGCCTGGAGAAGGATCACTTCCGGATCCCCCGGGGCCAGCTCCAGAATGCCAAGCCAGTGAGGCTGGCTTCTCTGATGATCACCTCCTATGGGGAGGAGTACGCTGTGAAGCTGACCCTACAAGTCCTGAGGGCCATCAACCAGAACCTCCTGGCAGAGGAGCTTGTCAGGGCGATTGGCCCAG AGTATCTGATACAAGAAAGTGGCACAGACAGCTCAGCAATGTCTTGTTCCTCTGGGGAGAATAAGCCCAAGGGCCTGAGGATACCAGATGGCCTGGAAGGTGATAGGCAGCGGCAAAGTGGTGATGGGGCCATCAGCCGGCCATCCGGCCAGCATGAGGCTGGAAGGGGGTCCCAGAAGAAGCCTCAGGGCAAACGGAGAGATCAGACGACCTCTGAGGACCAGGATATGCAGGGCAAGCCAGGGTCCAGGAGCATGACTCTGTCCTCCAGGAGAAGCCCGCTTTATGGCAAGCaacagggggagaaggggagtcCCAGTGGCAAGCTACGCAGGAATTCCAGCTCTACAGGAAGTCTCCAAGAACATGCCTCTGAATCTCCTACTGGGTCCCAAAGAATAAAATCCAGGATCTCCGGGCAGCAGCGACCCAGAAGTCTTGATTTTACcatttcgagagagagagaactcccCAATCCAGAAACTCTTCTGAgtcaagagaaaatgagaagtgaTCATCCAGACTCAGCAGCCACCCCCAGTGAAGTGGCCACTCTGGATATAGGTGCTACTGTGGCTCCAGAGAAAGGCCCCAGGAATCCAGAACATTCCATGATCTTGAAGGGGGGAGTATTCAGGAACACACTTTCCAATGTATCGTCGTCTGGTCTCCAGACAACCTGGGAGCATCCAGAATCTACAGGACcttcaaagaaaaatggaattgagGGTCAAGAACCCTCTGAGACCTTGAAGGAGGTGGCAGGCAGTGAGCTCCACCAGCCTTCAGGTCCAGAAGTCTCTCCTTCTTCAG GGAAGCCACAGGATGAGGCTGTGTATCCCCTTTGCCGTGCTCAGGAAGGAGACGATTCCTGCAGATACTCCGTTGCTTCTAGGGATCCCAAGACCTCAGGCATACGCAAACGCAGCAGCTTCCTGAGCCTGGCCTCACTCCAAGTAAATAACTCGGAAGACAACAAGCAGCACGAAGGCCTGCAGATAGCTAACTTGAGCCCCAAGTCCCTGCCACAGTGTGAGAGACACATGAAGCAGGTCCAGCTGCTCTTCTGTGAGGACCACAGGGAGCCTATCTGCCTCATCTGCAGGCTGACTCAGGAACATCAAGGCCACTGGGTACGCCCCATTGAGGAGGCTGCCCTGGAATACAAG GAGCAAATTCAAAAGCAGCTGGAACATCTGAAGGAGTTGAGAAAatctggggaggagcagagatcTCAGGGGGATAAGAAGACTGCAAACTTCCTG AAACAAATTGAAACCCAGAAGCAGACACTCCGGCACCAGTTGGAGCAGCTGTACCATCTTCTGGAGCAGCAAGAGAAGCTCTTTGTGGCCTCACTAGAGGATCTGAGCCAGACCATTGGCCAGGTTGGGGAAAAATATAACACCCATGTGTCCAGAGACATTGCCCTTCTTGACAAGCTGATTGGGGAGTTGGAAGCCAAGCAGTGCCAGCCGGAATGGGAGCTTATGAAG GACATCGGAGTCACCCTGCACAG GGTCAAGATAGCGACTGTTCCTAAGCCCTGGGGCATTCCTtcagatgtggaaaaaaagatcCATGTGATCTACCAGAAATCAGAGTTTGTGGAGAAGCGCATGAAGTCCTTCTTGG aaaaGCTGCGTTCAGAAACGGACAGCTTCAATG ttcCAGAACTGATTTGCGCTCAGGCATATGCCG TTGATGTGACTCTGGATGCAGAAACTGCCCACCCCAACCTCATCTTCTCTAATAACCTGAAGAGCGTGAGACTTGGAGACAAGTGTAATCGTCTGCCTGACAATCCAGAAAGATTTGATAGTTGCACCATCACCCTAGGCCTTCAAAGCTTTCTCTCTGGCCGCCATTACTGGGAAGTGGAGGTGGGAAAAAAGACAGGGTGGATCCTGGGCATCTGCAAGGCATCTGCGAGCAGGAAAGGGAGCATGACTCTGTCACCCGACAATGGCTACTGggtagtgatgatgatgaagCGGAATGAGTACCAGGTGTCCACCATTCCCCCAACACGCTTGCAGATAAGGGAACCCCCCAGACGTGTGGGCATCTTCCTGGACTACCAGGCTGGAGACATTTCCTTTTACAATGTAACATACAAATCTCTCATCTACACATTCACCAGCTTCTCTTCTTCTGGGCCCCTTAAGCCTATGTTCAGCCCTGGAACACATGATGGAGGGAAGAACATGGATCCTCTGACCATCTGTCCAGTGGGTGACCAGGGATCTCACTGA